The following proteins are co-located in the Chryseobacterium daecheongense genome:
- a CDS encoding DUF6427 family protein produces the protein MFKLLSKESNIFSIPVYIGFLLLIVIIFNILNFNTYEAIVAGITFLGIALGYFCFHSIALNHQTHLPLFLYSFFIFGLYPGNLDIGIAVSLLTNSFLLLLLTSANEDTRKKSYVLVGAIVALNFIFLPTTWPMAVFVVIHVIATSEKISLNIFRFLLGIILIVFSYFSVMFFMDFTTWNLDYFPFGKMKLITDYRGIIPLIPVALMLIYAVYDHFKNYNKKSPISRYKYTFLLVFSLAQLVTIILYMNKSYEYLLLLAFPSSIILSRMMRFLPKYWMQEVSLWLIILSLVTFKIGTYFNLF, from the coding sequence ATGTTTAAATTACTTTCAAAAGAAAGCAATATTTTTTCAATTCCTGTTTATATTGGTTTTCTTCTTTTAATAGTAATAATATTTAACATCCTGAATTTCAATACTTATGAAGCAATTGTTGCCGGAATAACATTTCTGGGAATTGCTTTGGGATATTTCTGTTTTCACAGTATTGCACTTAATCACCAGACTCATCTTCCCTTATTTTTATATTCATTTTTCATTTTCGGTCTCTATCCCGGAAATCTTGATATCGGAATTGCCGTATCATTACTTACCAATTCCTTTCTTTTGCTTCTTCTGACGAGCGCTAATGAAGATACCCGGAAAAAATCATATGTCCTGGTAGGTGCCATCGTTGCATTGAATTTTATTTTTTTACCTACCACATGGCCAATGGCCGTTTTTGTAGTTATACACGTTATTGCAACCTCTGAAAAAATAAGTTTAAATATATTCAGATTTTTACTTGGAATTATCCTGATCGTGTTCAGTTATTTTTCTGTCATGTTCTTTATGGACTTTACCACCTGGAACCTTGATTATTTCCCATTTGGAAAGATGAAACTGATTACAGATTACAGAGGAATTATCCCTTTAATCCCGGTTGCATTAATGCTGATCTATGCGGTATATGATCACTTTAAAAATTACAACAAAAAAAGCCCGATAAGCAGATATAAATATACCTTCCTATTGGTTTTCTCTTTAGCTCAGCTGGTTACTATTATCCTGTATATGAATAAGAGCTATGAATATTTACTGCTCCTCGCATTTCCTTCCAGTATCATACTGAGCCGGATGATGCGTTTTTTGCCCAAATACTGGATGCAGGAAGTCAGCCTTTGGCTGATTATTTTGAGTTTGGTTACCTTTAAAATAGGTACGTATTTTAATTTATTTTAA
- a CDS encoding trigger factor yields MKVTAQNHDDVSALLTVTLEKSDYKDKVEKQLINYAKNAQVPGFRKGKVPLSMVRKQYEAGIAFEEINKQVSDALNNYVNENKLRLVGQPVPQPVNDFNHNADQLEVAFEVGYEPEFTIDLAKYEAPHYKVEASDKEITKSIENMQKRFAEQVPQDKITKDSYVALEVSQVVEEDAEGEHHHHPKNVTITAENKEAFKLVKALKMDGSVKVSKETLAGDEELAKELGFTKEEVEHLHHAEVEVKVKDFYSLNLAELNQDLFDKVYGEGNIKSEEELKNKVKAELDEYFQQNADVHFVNKVLEQITEKEEVKLPENFLVKWLLFSNQNIQTEEQAKEILESEKKQLSYQIIEGKLMNDNDIKLDYADVLAQAEQLVRNQLAIYGIHHLGDEEIQKYAVEMLKDQEQVRQISSEVAMTKLKDVILEKASKKETAISHDEFLEELKK; encoded by the coding sequence ATGAAGGTTACCGCACAAAACCATGATGACGTAAGTGCATTACTTACTGTAACATTGGAAAAATCTGACTACAAAGACAAAGTAGAGAAGCAGTTGATTAATTATGCTAAAAATGCGCAAGTTCCTGGTTTCAGAAAAGGAAAAGTGCCTTTAAGTATGGTTAGAAAACAATATGAAGCAGGTATTGCATTCGAAGAGATCAACAAACAAGTTTCTGATGCTTTAAATAACTATGTAAACGAAAACAAGTTAAGATTAGTTGGCCAGCCTGTACCTCAACCTGTAAATGATTTCAATCATAATGCAGATCAACTTGAAGTTGCTTTTGAAGTAGGATACGAGCCTGAATTCACTATAGATTTAGCTAAATATGAAGCGCCTCACTATAAAGTAGAAGCTTCTGATAAAGAAATCACAAAAAGCATTGAAAACATGCAGAAGCGTTTCGCTGAGCAGGTTCCTCAAGATAAGATCACTAAGGATTCTTATGTTGCTTTAGAGGTTTCTCAGGTTGTAGAAGAAGATGCTGAAGGAGAACACCACCACCATCCGAAAAATGTTACTATTACAGCTGAAAACAAAGAAGCTTTCAAATTAGTTAAAGCTTTAAAAATGGACGGTTCTGTAAAAGTTTCTAAAGAAACATTGGCAGGTGATGAAGAATTAGCTAAAGAATTAGGGTTTACTAAAGAAGAAGTTGAGCATTTACACCATGCTGAAGTTGAAGTTAAAGTAAAAGATTTCTATAGTCTGAACTTAGCAGAACTTAATCAGGATCTTTTTGATAAAGTATACGGAGAAGGAAACATCAAGTCTGAAGAAGAGCTTAAAAATAAAGTTAAGGCTGAATTAGATGAGTATTTCCAGCAAAATGCTGACGTTCACTTTGTGAATAAAGTATTGGAACAAATTACAGAAAAAGAAGAAGTAAAACTTCCTGAAAATTTCCTTGTAAAATGGTTACTATTCTCTAACCAGAATATCCAAACTGAAGAGCAGGCAAAAGAAATCCTTGAATCTGAGAAAAAACAATTAAGCTATCAGATCATCGAAGGTAAATTGATGAATGATAACGATATTAAATTGGATTATGCTGATGTTCTTGCACAAGCTGAACAATTAGTAAGAAACCAATTGGCGATCTACGGAATTCACCATTTAGGAGATGAAGAAATTCAAAAGTATGCTGTTGAAATGTTGAAAGACCAGGAGCAGGTAAGACAGATTTCTTCTGAAGTAGCTATGACTAAATTGAAAGATGTAATTCTTGAAAAGGCAAGCAAAAAAGAAACTGCAATTTCGCATGACGAGTTTTTAGAAGAACTTAAAAAATAA
- a CDS encoding ATP-binding cassette domain-containing protein has product MLSVQGLGLHHSGNYLFQNVNFTIKKDDKVGLVGKNGAGKSTLLKMLSGEITFYEGNVVPDGNITIGFLKQDLDFVKGRTVWDETMQAFEQINAWKNELEEVNHQMTVRTDYESDSYTDLINRMTELNDLLMHHDAYNLEGDMEKVLFGLGFKADDFKKITDEFSGGWRMRIELAKLLLQKNDVMLLDEPTNHLDMESIIWLENFLKDYPGAIVLVSHDKQFMTSVCNRTFDINNRKVDDYKANYTKYLELRKDRKEKLIQAKKNQDAEIKHTEDLINKFRASASKAAFAQSLIKKLEKVERIEVENEDVSKFNIRFVQSVVPGKVNFEAINLGKAYGNKQIFDNVDFMVQRGDRIALLGQNGQGKTTLAKILAGEIKDYTGTWNLGHNVNIGYFAQNQEEVLTPDKTVLEEAEDAATEETRPRVRDLLGSFLFQGEAVTKKTKVLSGGERNRLALCKLLLRPFNTLIMDEPTNHLDIQSKEIIKLALQKFEGTLIVISHDREFLQGLCDKIFEFRDGKMKEFLGDINEYLEYRQKESIREISAEKAKLHNDDVKEEVKPKVETPEKTETVSQPKSGFVSKEQKNIQNKIKKVEERISELETQSEEMEASFAKENPSEESLEKYNKVKADLELALQEWEHLASQLE; this is encoded by the coding sequence ATGCTTTCGGTTCAAGGTCTAGGGTTACATCATTCGGGAAACTATTTGTTTCAAAATGTGAATTTCACAATTAAAAAGGATGATAAAGTTGGTTTAGTAGGTAAAAATGGAGCTGGGAAATCCACTTTATTGAAAATGCTTTCCGGAGAAATTACATTCTACGAAGGAAATGTAGTCCCTGATGGAAATATCACCATTGGTTTCTTAAAGCAGGATCTGGATTTTGTGAAAGGAAGAACTGTTTGGGATGAAACCATGCAGGCTTTTGAACAGATCAATGCCTGGAAAAATGAACTTGAGGAGGTGAATCATCAGATGACGGTAAGAACAGATTATGAAAGTGATTCTTATACGGATTTGATCAACAGAATGACTGAGTTAAACGACCTCTTAATGCACCATGATGCTTACAATCTGGAAGGCGATATGGAAAAAGTATTATTCGGGTTAGGCTTTAAAGCAGATGATTTTAAGAAAATTACGGATGAGTTTTCCGGAGGATGGAGAATGAGAATAGAGCTGGCAAAACTGCTTCTTCAAAAGAATGATGTAATGCTTCTAGATGAACCTACCAACCACCTTGATATGGAATCTATCATCTGGCTGGAAAACTTTCTTAAAGATTATCCTGGAGCGATTGTATTGGTGAGTCACGATAAACAGTTTATGACTTCTGTTTGTAACAGAACTTTTGATATTAATAACAGAAAGGTTGATGATTATAAGGCAAATTATACCAAGTATCTTGAACTCAGAAAAGACAGAAAAGAAAAGCTGATTCAGGCTAAAAAGAATCAGGATGCCGAAATAAAACACACCGAGGACCTGATCAATAAATTCCGTGCAAGTGCTTCCAAAGCCGCATTTGCCCAGTCGTTGATTAAAAAGCTTGAGAAAGTAGAACGTATCGAGGTGGAAAATGAAGATGTTTCCAAATTCAATATTCGTTTTGTGCAATCGGTTGTTCCCGGGAAAGTTAATTTTGAAGCCATTAATCTTGGAAAAGCTTATGGAAATAAGCAAATATTCGATAACGTAGACTTTATGGTCCAACGTGGAGACAGGATTGCTCTTTTAGGGCAAAATGGACAGGGAAAAACAACTTTGGCAAAAATTCTTGCAGGAGAAATCAAAGACTACACAGGAACCTGGAATTTAGGACATAATGTAAATATCGGATACTTCGCCCAAAACCAGGAAGAAGTATTAACACCGGATAAAACGGTTCTGGAAGAAGCGGAAGATGCTGCTACGGAAGAAACCAGACCTAGAGTAAGAGATTTGCTGGGATCATTCTTATTTCAGGGGGAAGCTGTTACCAAGAAAACCAAAGTATTGTCGGGGGGAGAAAGAAACCGTCTGGCGTTATGTAAATTGTTATTGCGTCCGTTCAACACGTTGATTATGGACGAACCTACCAACCACCTTGACATCCAGTCTAAGGAGATTATCAAGCTGGCATTGCAAAAGTTTGAAGGAACATTGATCGTAATCTCTCACGACAGGGAGTTCCTGCAGGGCCTTTGTGATAAGATCTTTGAATTCCGTGATGGGAAAATGAAAGAATTTCTGGGAGATATCAACGAATATCTGGAGTACAGACAAAAAGAATCCATCAGGGAAATTTCTGCGGAAAAGGCAAAGCTTCATAATGATGATGTAAAAGAAGAGGTTAAGCCAAAAGTTGAAACACCGGAAAAAACTGAAACAGTATCTCAGCCAAAATCAGGATTTGTAAGTAAGGAGCAAAAAAATATCCAGAACAAAATAAAGAAAGTAGAAGAAAGGATTTCCGAATTGGAAACTCAATCTGAAGAAATGGAAGCCTCTTTTGCAAAAGAAAATCCTTCAGAAGAGAGCCTGGAAAAATATAATAAAGTAAAAGCAGACCTGGAGCTGGCTTTACAGGAGTGGGAACATTTAGCATCTCAACTCGAGTAA
- a CDS encoding DUF2235 domain-containing protein yields MENTIISVGIFFDGAGSNGLNATSDKKTLTDHISYHALPTNIYKLFKVFDGNEKLYVEGIGTITGSEDSDFAKATCKNPIGYSGYSSDDKLRRAYAFIEDKIRDTTKEYQFYVYGFGRGGMLARNFCYELLKRGPSISGHIKIKFLGVFDTVESAPFNQYHVKLSQGVENALHLCAMNECRYFFPLTGFFENSRTMNDSEFMTDKCVWKEIFVPGVHEDVGGGYLNSSQSVYISGNYFEVSDVNDYISHVKETAKDTEENKIWDIPLRNHRIDEGDILSQAYVEKEMVYNDLSKVYGSLMLMQTNSVAPVFITDFSESDFTLDPEHFYLETLYNELEKYAVNLKSGQKPLYDYEKLACYIHISANFGLYKKGQLQKSQALMYKEIINNGLNVPCKSLDNNFHSALRTEMFFPEDMVITDFAYESNIPNNDDWIRSIIY; encoded by the coding sequence ATGGAGAATACTATAATATCCGTCGGAATTTTTTTTGATGGGGCAGGAAGTAACGGACTCAATGCAACTTCAGATAAAAAAACATTGACGGATCACATAAGTTATCACGCTTTGCCAACCAACATATATAAACTTTTTAAAGTATTCGACGGGAATGAAAAATTATATGTAGAAGGAATAGGAACAATAACAGGCTCCGAAGACAGTGATTTTGCAAAGGCTACCTGTAAAAATCCTATAGGATATTCCGGCTATTCTTCGGATGATAAACTTCGGAGAGCATATGCTTTTATTGAAGATAAAATAAGAGACACAACCAAAGAATATCAGTTTTATGTTTATGGATTTGGAAGAGGAGGTATGCTGGCGAGGAATTTTTGCTATGAACTGTTAAAGCGGGGGCCTTCAATTTCAGGGCATATAAAAATAAAGTTCCTTGGAGTGTTCGATACTGTAGAATCAGCTCCATTTAACCAATACCACGTAAAGTTATCGCAAGGAGTGGAAAATGCCCTTCACTTATGTGCGATGAACGAGTGCCGGTATTTTTTTCCGCTGACCGGTTTTTTTGAGAACTCCCGTACTATGAATGATTCCGAATTTATGACTGACAAATGCGTCTGGAAAGAAATTTTTGTTCCGGGTGTTCATGAGGATGTTGGTGGAGGGTATCTTAATAGCTCACAATCGGTATATATTTCAGGAAATTATTTTGAGGTTTCAGATGTTAATGATTATATTTCTCATGTAAAAGAGACAGCCAAAGACACAGAAGAAAATAAAATATGGGATATACCTTTAAGGAATCACCGGATTGATGAGGGGGATATCCTGTCCCAGGCATATGTTGAAAAAGAAATGGTATATAATGATCTTTCAAAAGTGTACGGGAGTTTAATGCTCATGCAGACAAATTCCGTGGCTCCGGTTTTTATCACTGACTTTAGTGAAAGTGATTTTACATTAGATCCGGAACATTTTTATTTGGAAACCCTTTATAATGAACTGGAAAAATACGCAGTTAATCTTAAATCAGGCCAGAAACCTTTATATGATTATGAAAAGCTTGCGTGCTATATTCATATTTCAGCCAATTTCGGTTTGTATAAAAAAGGGCAACTTCAAAAATCACAAGCTTTAATGTATAAGGAGATCATAAACAATGGACTGAATGTTCCGTGTAAATCCTTAGATAATAACTTTCATTCTGCTCTCCGGACCGAAATGTTTTTTCCGGAAGATATGGTCATTACAGATTTTGCTTATGAAAGTAATATTCCAAACAATGATGATTGGATACGGTCTATTATTTATTAA
- a CDS encoding universal stress protein, which translates to MINIILPVDFGDKTEQLVDGAIKFAKEINGKIHLIHVAPTDIGFAIGDMGFQYFPEVEENEIREELVQLNRLEQRIISHDVECEHLLKQGIAKDIILEYAKSKNASYIVMGSHGRSGIYDVFVGSLTKGLTKSSTIPVLVLPIHE; encoded by the coding sequence ATGATAAACATTATATTGCCCGTGGATTTTGGGGATAAAACAGAACAACTCGTAGATGGTGCGATCAAATTTGCCAAAGAGATAAATGGCAAGATTCATCTGATCCATGTAGCACCTACAGACATTGGATTTGCTATTGGTGATATGGGATTTCAGTATTTTCCTGAAGTTGAAGAAAATGAGATCAGAGAAGAACTGGTACAGCTGAATAGGCTTGAACAGAGAATTATTTCTCACGATGTAGAATGCGAGCATCTTTTAAAACAAGGTATTGCCAAAGATATTATCCTGGAATACGCTAAATCAAAAAATGCCAGCTATATCGTAATGGGCTCTCACGGAAGAAGTGGAATTTATGATGTTTTTGTAGGCAGCCTGACTAAAGGTTTAACGAAAAGCTCTACAATTCCGGTTTTGGTACTTCCTATTCACGAATAA
- a CDS encoding response regulator transcription factor: protein MNSKIKIALIDDEQLILEGIKLLLSNEQNISVTLTSDNGPDFINNLESLAENSFPDIALVDVQMQPMNGFELVGILKEKYPDLKIIILSSHYKSSILGYMVKLGVSAFLPKNSNKKTFIEAITMVHKNGVYFTAEDHQMLFLYMNSSSKKKSLFEMEDELSEREKDVVKLICQEFTNNEIAEKLFISPRTVESHRQRVLEKIGAKNTVGIVIYAIINHIYSIEKI from the coding sequence ATGAATTCCAAGATTAAAATAGCACTGATAGATGATGAACAGTTAATTCTCGAGGGAATAAAGTTACTGTTATCAAACGAGCAGAATATTTCCGTGACCCTTACTTCAGATAACGGTCCCGATTTTATAAATAATTTAGAAAGTCTTGCGGAGAATAGTTTTCCGGATATTGCCCTCGTGGATGTGCAGATGCAACCTATGAACGGCTTTGAGTTGGTGGGAATTCTTAAAGAGAAATATCCTGATCTTAAGATCATTATTCTTTCCTCTCATTATAAAAGTTCCATTTTGGGGTATATGGTAAAGCTGGGCGTGTCTGCTTTCCTTCCGAAGAATTCCAATAAAAAAACATTTATTGAGGCCATTACCATGGTACATAAAAACGGAGTTTATTTTACGGCAGAAGATCATCAAATGCTTTTTTTATATATGAATTCTTCCAGTAAAAAGAAATCCTTATTTGAAATGGAAGATGAACTTTCCGAGCGTGAAAAAGATGTTGTAAAACTCATCTGCCAGGAGTTTACCAATAATGAAATTGCGGAAAAACTTTTTATAAGCCCTAGAACAGTGGAAAGCCACCGCCAAAGAGTCCTTGAAAAGATAGGAGCTAAAAATACAGTTGGTATTGTGATCTATGCCATCATCAATCATATTTATTCAATAGAAAAAATATGA
- a CDS encoding fumarylacetoacetate hydrolase family protein has product MKIICIGRNYSEHAKELGNEIPEKPVIFIKPDTAVLKSNDFYLPEFSKDIHYELEVVLKISKGGKYIQKDSAHKHYEEIGLGIDFTARDLQTELKSKGLPWELAKGFDGSAVVGNFFNKENYNLESLGFSLLQNKEKVQDGNTKDMIFSFDDIIAFVSQYFTLRVGDLIFTGTPKGVGKVEENDILEAFLEDEKILDIRIL; this is encoded by the coding sequence ATGAAAATTATCTGCATAGGAAGAAATTATAGTGAGCATGCGAAAGAATTAGGAAATGAAATTCCTGAAAAACCTGTAATCTTTATCAAACCTGATACTGCTGTCCTGAAGAGTAATGATTTTTACCTACCCGAATTTTCTAAAGATATTCATTATGAACTTGAGGTGGTATTGAAAATCTCAAAAGGAGGAAAATACATCCAAAAAGATTCCGCCCATAAACATTATGAAGAAATCGGTTTGGGGATAGATTTTACAGCAAGGGACCTGCAGACAGAGTTAAAATCAAAAGGCCTGCCTTGGGAATTAGCTAAGGGGTTTGATGGTTCAGCTGTAGTAGGAAACTTCTTTAATAAAGAAAATTATAATCTGGAAAGTTTAGGCTTTTCATTACTGCAAAATAAAGAAAAGGTACAGGACGGAAACACAAAGGATATGATATTCAGTTTTGATGATATCATCGCGTTCGTTTCCCAGTATTTCACATTAAGAGTGGGAGACCTTATCTTTACGGGAACTCCAAAAGGAGTTGGGAAAGTTGAAGAAAATGATATTCTGGAAGCATTCCTTGAGGATGAAAAAATTCTGGATATCCGAATATTATAA
- a CDS encoding TonB-dependent receptor, producing the protein MKLIYSLLLIFCGLVLTNAQKTYTVEGTVQDFHDKSMLENAVVKIGDFTAKTDKKGKFLFSKIPSGSYNLIAKHPDCHDYTENIGVDQDLHLTIVLEHHIQDIETVTIHGNHKSNGSLIIKTIDKSEIEKNSTDNLGNLLSKISGVNALKTGNNISKPIIHGLYGSRIAIMNNGVRLAEQEWGVEHAPNVDINNFQHIDVIKGASALKYGSDAIGGVIVMEPEIFPKKDTLKGSVNLSGISNGKGLGLDVNVAKIWKNGWAVKSGGSIKKLGDQHTPDYNLMNTGMDFSSFNFTVQKNSYEQGISFDYYLTNQNIGIYRGSHVGNNNDFYNAMTLNIPVYTGNFSYDIDNPRQVIEHHIAKVSAFKRFENIGKVSASYSFQYNHRQEYDIRRGDLKDIPSLDLALMTHQFNVNDLLEREKWSLETGIDASFQNNYSDPATKARRLIPNYDKYSAGVYSVFKYKISDELNAEGGVRYDFNRYDVTKWYDKSDWDKLYKATYPQFYVKTDKNRVLTRPKLNYENISFNAGLEYHPSSNFNLKFNYAKVGRTPNIAELFSDGLHHSAAVIEIGDMGLKNEQGHQFNLVADAKFNVLKGLNISVNPYFFITKNYINEIPTGVQNTIRGVFPVWSYQQIDAKMYGIDVDVNWKLTENLTYIGRGSYVNGQDDSNNEPLILMMPPNFSNALQFKMEKWNQFYFSLENQTFLKQNRFPIHNAPITIFENGVEVEKIVDFSTPPSEYSLWNIQTGINISKNLSAGLIVNNLFNVSYRDYLNRMRFFADEAGRNFILNVRYHF; encoded by the coding sequence ATGAAATTGATATATAGCTTATTACTGATCTTTTGCGGATTGGTATTAACAAACGCACAAAAAACTTATACCGTTGAAGGTACCGTCCAGGATTTTCATGATAAAAGCATGCTTGAAAATGCAGTCGTGAAAATAGGAGACTTTACGGCTAAAACGGATAAAAAGGGTAAGTTTTTATTCAGTAAAATTCCTTCGGGATCTTATAATCTCATTGCAAAGCATCCTGATTGCCATGATTATACTGAAAATATAGGAGTGGATCAGGATCTTCATTTAACGATCGTCCTGGAACATCATATTCAGGATATTGAGACGGTGACTATTCATGGAAACCATAAATCAAACGGATCTTTGATTATTAAGACCATTGATAAATCTGAAATAGAAAAAAATTCCACTGATAACTTGGGGAATTTACTATCCAAGATTTCAGGTGTTAATGCTTTGAAGACCGGAAATAATATTTCGAAACCCATTATTCACGGATTATATGGAAGCCGTATAGCTATTATGAATAATGGAGTAAGGCTAGCGGAACAAGAATGGGGAGTAGAGCATGCTCCTAATGTGGATATTAATAATTTCCAGCATATAGACGTGATCAAGGGGGCGTCTGCTCTGAAATATGGGAGCGATGCAATTGGAGGAGTTATAGTTATGGAACCTGAAATTTTCCCTAAAAAAGACACGCTAAAAGGTTCTGTGAATCTTTCAGGTATTTCAAACGGGAAAGGTCTTGGGTTAGATGTAAATGTTGCCAAGATCTGGAAAAACGGATGGGCGGTAAAATCCGGAGGATCCATTAAAAAATTAGGTGATCAGCATACTCCTGATTATAACTTAATGAATACCGGGATGGATTTTTCATCATTTAATTTTACAGTTCAGAAGAATAGCTATGAACAGGGAATTTCTTTTGATTATTATCTTACTAATCAGAATATTGGGATTTACAGAGGTTCGCATGTTGGAAATAATAATGATTTTTATAATGCGATGACGCTGAATATTCCTGTATATACGGGGAATTTTAGTTATGATATTGATAATCCAAGACAGGTTATAGAACATCATATTGCCAAAGTTTCTGCTTTTAAAAGATTTGAAAATATTGGTAAGGTATCTGCAAGTTATAGCTTTCAATACAACCATAGGCAAGAATATGATATAAGAAGGGGAGATTTAAAAGATATTCCCTCTTTGGATCTGGCATTGATGACTCATCAGTTTAATGTGAACGATTTATTAGAAAGAGAAAAATGGTCGTTGGAAACTGGAATTGACGCAAGTTTTCAGAACAATTATTCAGATCCGGCCACAAAAGCAAGACGTCTGATCCCTAATTATGACAAATATTCTGCGGGCGTTTACTCTGTTTTTAAATACAAAATTTCAGATGAATTGAATGCAGAGGGAGGTGTAAGATATGACTTTAACCGATATGATGTAACAAAATGGTATGACAAAAGTGATTGGGATAAATTATATAAAGCGACTTATCCTCAGTTTTATGTGAAAACAGATAAAAACAGAGTCTTAACACGTCCGAAACTTAATTATGAAAATATTTCTTTTAATGCCGGACTGGAATATCATCCTAGCTCAAATTTTAATCTGAAATTTAATTATGCTAAAGTAGGAAGAACACCTAATATTGCTGAATTATTTTCCGATGGGTTGCACCATTCTGCAGCGGTAATAGAAATTGGAGATATGGGCTTGAAAAATGAACAGGGACATCAATTTAATTTAGTTGCTGATGCTAAATTTAATGTACTGAAGGGATTAAACATATCAGTAAACCCTTATTTTTTCATAACTAAAAATTACATTAATGAAATTCCTACCGGGGTTCAGAATACGATAAGAGGTGTTTTTCCTGTATGGTCTTATCAACAGATTGATGCCAAAATGTATGGTATAGATGTGGATGTCAACTGGAAACTTACAGAAAACCTTACCTATATAGGAAGAGGAAGTTATGTTAATGGGCAGGACGATTCAAATAACGAACCATTAATCCTGATGATGCCACCTAATTTTTCGAATGCCTTACAGTTTAAAATGGAAAAATGGAATCAATTCTATTTCAGCCTTGAAAATCAAACCTTTTTAAAGCAAAATAGATTTCCTATTCATAATGCTCCCATTACTATTTTTGAAAATGGTGTAGAAGTAGAAAAGATAGTAGATTTCAGCACTCCCCCGAGCGAATATTCACTTTGGAATATTCAGACTGGTATTAATATCAGCAAAAACCTTTCTGCAGGACTTATCGTTAATAATCTATTCAACGTTTCATACAGAGATTATCTTAATCGTATGAGATTTTTTGCAGATGAAGCAGGAAGAAATTTTATACTTAATGTTAGATATCATTTCTAA
- a CDS encoding DUF3109 family protein translates to MIQIDDKLISEEIFSEEFVCNLTKCKGACCVEGDVGAPLDKNELEILDNIFDKIKPYLTKEGVKALEEQGTWTTDPSDGMYVTPMVEDRECAYVTFDEKGITKCGIEKAYEDGAIDWQKPISCHLYPIRITEYSSFTALNYHEWSVCSDACTLGRELQVPVYKFLKTPLIRKYGDEFYTVLSEAAEEWKKEYGN, encoded by the coding sequence ATGATTCAGATAGACGATAAATTAATCTCCGAGGAAATATTTTCCGAGGAGTTTGTTTGCAACCTTACCAAATGTAAGGGAGCATGTTGTGTGGAGGGAGATGTTGGAGCTCCTTTAGATAAAAACGAGCTTGAAATTTTAGATAATATCTTTGATAAAATCAAACCTTATCTGACGAAAGAAGGTGTAAAAGCTCTTGAAGAACAGGGAACATGGACAACCGATCCCTCTGACGGAATGTATGTAACGCCCATGGTAGAAGACCGCGAGTGTGCCTATGTAACATTCGATGAAAAAGGTATTACAAAATGCGGAATTGAAAAAGCGTATGAAGACGGTGCTATTGACTGGCAAAAGCCGATTTCATGTCATCTGTATCCAATACGAATTACGGAATACTCTTCTTTTACTGCTTTAAATTACCATGAATGGTCTGTGTGCAGCGATGCATGTACATTGGGAAGAGAATTGCAGGTTCCTGTTTATAAATTCCTGAAAACACCCCTTATCAGGAAATACGGTGATGAATTCTATACCGTTCTAAGTGAAGCTGCTGAAGAATGGAAAAAAGAATATGGAAATTAA